One segment of Streptomyces sp. NA02950 DNA contains the following:
- the alaS gene encoding alanine--tRNA ligase, with translation MESAEIRRRWLRFFEERGHTVVPSASLIADDPTLLLVPAGMVPFKPYFLGEVKPPYDRAVSVQKCVRTPDIEEVGKTTRHGTFFQMCGNFSFGDYFKEGAIRYAWELLTGSVEDGGYGLDPERLWITVYEQDDEAERIWRDVIGVPATRIQRLGMGPNYWSMGVPGPCGPCSEINYDRGPEFGEEGGPAVNDERYVEIWNLVFMQYERGPGEGKENFPILGELPSKNIDTGLGLERLAMILQGVRNMYETDTLRVVMDKATELTGVAYGAAHDSDVSLRVVADHMRTSVMLIGDGVTPGNEGRGYVLRRIMRRAIRNMRILGATGPVVGELVDVVLKTMGQQYPELLTDRKRIETVALAEESAFLKTLKAGTNILDTAVTDTKASGGSVLPGDKAFLLHDTWGFPIDLTLEMAAEQGLSVDEEGFRRLMKEQRERAKADAKAKKTGHADLSAYREVADSSGATVFTGYTDTQGESTVVGLLVDGVSSPAAVEGDDVEVVLDRTPFYAEGGGQLADTGKIKLDSGAVVEVRDVQQPVPGVSVHKGVVQVGEVTVGSGAHAQIDVTRRRAIARAHSATHLTHQALRDALGPTAAQAGSENSPGRFRFDFGSPTAVPGAVLTDVEQKINEVLSRELDVTAEVMSMDEAKKQGAIAEFGEKYGDRVRVVTIGDFSKELCGGTHVHNTAQLGLVKLLGESSIGSGVRRVEALVGVDAYNFLAREHTVVSRLTELVKGRPEELPEKISGMLTKLKEAEKEIERFRAEKVLQAAAGLAAGATDVRGVALVAARVPDGTSADDLRKLVLDVRGRVPGDRPTVTALFTVANGRPLTVIATNEAARERGLKAGDLVRTAAKTLGGGGGGKPDVAQGGGQNPDAVAEAIEAVERLVAESA, from the coding sequence ATGGAGTCGGCTGAAATCCGCCGCCGCTGGCTGCGCTTCTTCGAAGAGCGCGGGCACACCGTCGTGCCGTCGGCGTCGCTCATCGCGGACGACCCGACGCTGCTCCTGGTCCCCGCGGGCATGGTGCCCTTCAAGCCGTACTTCCTCGGCGAGGTCAAGCCGCCCTACGACCGGGCCGTCAGCGTGCAGAAGTGCGTCCGCACCCCGGACATCGAAGAGGTCGGCAAGACCACCCGGCACGGCACCTTCTTCCAGATGTGCGGCAACTTCTCCTTCGGCGACTACTTCAAAGAAGGCGCCATCCGCTACGCCTGGGAGCTGCTGACCGGCTCCGTCGAGGACGGCGGCTACGGTCTGGACCCCGAGCGGCTGTGGATCACCGTCTACGAGCAGGACGACGAGGCCGAGCGCATCTGGCGCGATGTCATCGGCGTCCCCGCGACACGCATCCAGCGCCTGGGCATGGGCCCCAACTACTGGTCCATGGGCGTCCCCGGCCCCTGCGGCCCCTGCTCCGAGATCAACTACGACCGGGGTCCGGAGTTCGGCGAGGAGGGCGGCCCGGCCGTCAACGACGAGCGCTACGTGGAGATCTGGAACCTGGTCTTCATGCAGTACGAGCGCGGTCCGGGCGAGGGCAAGGAAAACTTCCCGATCCTCGGCGAGCTCCCCTCCAAGAACATCGACACCGGTCTCGGCCTCGAGCGCCTCGCCATGATCCTCCAGGGCGTGCGCAACATGTACGAGACCGACACCCTGCGCGTGGTCATGGACAAGGCCACCGAGCTGACCGGGGTCGCCTACGGCGCCGCCCATGACAGCGACGTCTCGCTGCGCGTGGTCGCCGACCACATGCGCACCTCCGTCATGCTCATCGGCGACGGCGTCACCCCCGGCAACGAGGGCCGCGGCTATGTGCTGCGCCGCATCATGCGCCGCGCCATCCGCAACATGCGCATCCTCGGCGCCACCGGCCCGGTCGTCGGCGAACTGGTCGACGTCGTCCTGAAGACGATGGGCCAGCAGTACCCGGAGCTGCTCACCGACCGCAAGCGCATCGAGACCGTCGCCCTCGCCGAGGAGTCGGCCTTCCTCAAGACGCTGAAGGCCGGTACCAACATCCTCGACACCGCCGTCACCGACACCAAGGCCTCCGGTGGCAGCGTCCTCCCCGGCGACAAGGCGTTCCTGCTCCACGACACCTGGGGCTTCCCGATCGACCTCACCCTCGAGATGGCCGCCGAACAGGGCCTGAGCGTGGACGAGGAGGGCTTCCGCCGCCTGATGAAGGAGCAGCGGGAGCGCGCCAAGGCCGACGCCAAAGCCAAGAAGACCGGCCACGCCGACCTGTCCGCCTACCGTGAGGTGGCCGACAGCTCCGGCGCCACCGTCTTCACCGGCTACACCGACACCCAGGGCGAGTCCACCGTCGTCGGGCTGCTGGTCGACGGGGTGTCCTCACCCGCCGCTGTCGAGGGCGACGATGTCGAGGTCGTCCTGGACCGCACCCCCTTCTACGCCGAGGGCGGCGGGCAGCTCGCCGACACCGGCAAGATCAAGCTGGACTCCGGCGCCGTTGTCGAGGTGCGGGACGTCCAGCAGCCGGTGCCCGGCGTCAGCGTGCACAAGGGCGTCGTCCAGGTCGGCGAGGTGACGGTCGGCTCCGGCGCCCACGCCCAGATCGACGTCACGCGCCGCCGTGCCATCGCCCGCGCCCACAGCGCCACCCACCTCACCCACCAGGCGCTGCGCGACGCCCTCGGTCCGACCGCCGCCCAGGCCGGTTCGGAGAACTCGCCGGGCCGCTTCCGCTTCGACTTCGGCTCGCCGACCGCCGTGCCCGGCGCGGTGCTCACCGACGTCGAGCAGAAGATCAACGAGGTCCTCTCCCGTGAACTCGACGTCACCGCCGAGGTGATGAGCATGGACGAGGCCAAGAAGCAGGGGGCCATCGCCGAGTTCGGCGAGAAGTACGGCGACCGGGTGCGCGTGGTGACCATCGGCGACTTCTCCAAGGAGCTGTGCGGTGGTACGCATGTGCACAACACCGCCCAGCTGGGTCTGGTGAAGCTGCTCGGCGAGTCCTCCATCGGCTCCGGCGTACGCCGGGTCGAGGCCCTGGTGGGCGTGGACGCCTACAACTTCCTCGCCCGTGAGCACACCGTCGTCTCCCGGCTGACCGAGCTGGTCAAGGGGCGTCCGGAGGAGCTTCCGGAGAAGATCTCCGGCATGCTCACCAAGCTCAAGGAGGCCGAGAAGGAGATCGAGCGGTTCCGCGCCGAGAAGGTGCTCCAGGCCGCCGCCGGTCTCGCCGCGGGCGCCACGGACGTCCGGGGCGTGGCCCTGGTCGCCGCCCGGGTGCCGGACGGCACCTCCGCCGACGATCTCCGCAAGCTGGTGCTGGACGTGCGCGGGCGCGTCCCGGGCGACCGCCCCACCGTCACCGCCCTGTTCACGGTCGCCAACGGCCGTCCGCTGACCGTCATCGCCACCAATGAGGCCGCCCGTGAGCGCGGTCTGAAGGCCGGTGACCTGGTCCGCACCGCCGCCAAGACGCTCGGCGGCGGAGGCGGCGGCAAGCCGGACGTCGCCCAGGGCGGCGGCCAGAACCCGGACGCCGTCGCCGAGGCCATCGAGGCCGTCGAGCGGCTCGTCGCGGAATCGGCCTGA
- the ruvX gene encoding Holliday junction resolvase RuvX, with the protein MTVVRRGRRIAIDVGDARIGVASCDPDGILATPVETVPGRDVPAAHKRLAAIVEEYEPIEVVVGLPRSLSGREGPAAAKVRTFARELARRVQPVPVRLVDERMTTVTASQGLRASGVTSKKGRSVVDQAAAVVILQSSLEAERTSGRPPGEAVEVVI; encoded by the coding sequence CTGACCGTCGTGCGGCGCGGCAGAAGGATCGCCATCGACGTCGGGGACGCCCGGATCGGGGTCGCCTCGTGCGACCCCGACGGGATCCTCGCCACCCCCGTGGAGACCGTGCCCGGGCGTGACGTCCCGGCGGCACACAAGCGGCTGGCGGCGATCGTCGAGGAGTACGAACCCATCGAGGTGGTGGTCGGCCTGCCGCGTTCGCTCAGCGGACGTGAGGGGCCGGCCGCGGCCAAGGTCCGTACCTTCGCGCGGGAGTTGGCGCGGCGGGTGCAGCCGGTGCCGGTGCGGCTGGTCGACGAGCGTATGACCACCGTCACAGCGTCCCAGGGGCTGCGCGCTTCCGGCGTGACGTCCAAGAAGGGCCGTTCGGTGGTTGACCAGGCAGCCGCCGTGGTCATCCTGCAGAGCTCGCTGGAGGCGGAGCGTACCTCGGGACGGCCACCGGGAGAGGCCGTCGAAGTGGTCATCTGA
- a CDS encoding DUF948 domain-containing protein: MSGGEVAGILVAVFWAILVSFLAFALVRLAQTLKATTKLVAEVTEQAVPLLGEASATVRSANTQLARVDSIAADVQEVTSNASALSSTVSTAFGGPLVKVAAFGYGVRRAIGRKGRPDERPARTVVVGKTLPSARWGGRRNRGSKG, from the coding sequence GTGTCCGGTGGAGAGGTGGCCGGGATCCTCGTGGCCGTCTTCTGGGCGATCCTCGTGTCCTTCCTCGCCTTCGCGCTGGTGAGGCTCGCGCAGACGCTCAAGGCGACCACCAAGCTGGTGGCCGAGGTCACCGAGCAGGCCGTGCCGCTGCTCGGTGAGGCGTCCGCGACCGTCCGCTCGGCCAACACCCAGCTCGCCCGGGTGGACTCGATCGCCGCCGACGTCCAGGAGGTCACCTCCAACGCCTCCGCGCTCTCCTCGACCGTCTCCACCGCCTTCGGCGGACCGCTGGTCAAGGTGGCCGCGTTCGGCTACGGCGTACGCCGCGCGATCGGCCGCAAGGGGCGCCCGGACGAGCGGCCCGCGCGCACCGTCGTCGTCGGCAAGACCCTGCCGTCCGCCCGCTGGGGCGGCCGCCGCAACCGTGGATCGAAGGGCTGA
- a CDS encoding shikimate dehydrogenase, with product MSENRRAAVLGSPIAHSLSPVLHRAAYRELGLDGWIYDRFEVDEAALPGFFERLGEGEGPAWAGLSLTMPLKRAVIPLLDRISDTAASVEAVNTVVFTDDGERTGDNTDIPGMLAALRERGVARVERAAVLGAGATASSALAALARICDGEVTAYVRSAARAAEMRQWGERLGVTVRTADWADAASAFDAPLVIATTPAGTTDTLAGSVPDRPGALFDVLYDPWPTPLAAAWSARGGAVVGGLDLLVHQAVLQVEQMTGRAPAPLAAMRAAGEAALAERSR from the coding sequence ATGTCGGAAAACCGCAGGGCCGCGGTGCTCGGTTCGCCCATCGCCCATTCCCTGTCACCGGTGCTGCACCGGGCCGCCTACCGCGAACTGGGCCTGGACGGCTGGATCTACGACCGGTTCGAGGTGGACGAGGCCGCGCTGCCGGGCTTCTTCGAGCGGCTCGGCGAGGGCGAGGGGCCCGCGTGGGCCGGGCTCTCCCTGACCATGCCGCTCAAGCGCGCCGTCATTCCGCTGCTGGACCGGATCAGCGACACCGCGGCGTCGGTGGAGGCCGTCAACACGGTGGTCTTCACCGACGACGGCGAGCGCACCGGTGACAACACGGATATCCCGGGCATGCTGGCCGCCCTCCGGGAGCGCGGGGTGGCGCGGGTGGAGCGCGCCGCGGTGCTCGGCGCCGGGGCCACCGCCTCGTCGGCGCTGGCCGCGCTCGCCCGGATCTGCGACGGCGAGGTCACCGCGTACGTCCGCAGCGCGGCACGGGCGGCCGAGATGCGGCAGTGGGGCGAACGGCTCGGTGTCACGGTGCGTACGGCGGACTGGGCCGACGCGGCCTCGGCGTTCGACGCCCCGCTGGTGATCGCCACCACCCCGGCGGGCACCACCGACACACTCGCCGGATCCGTCCCGGACCGCCCCGGCGCGCTCTTCGACGTCCTGTACGACCCCTGGCCGACCCCGCTGGCCGCGGCCTGGTCGGCACGCGGCGGCGCGGTCGTCGGGGGCCTCGACCTGCTGGTGCACCAGGCGGTTCTCCAGGTCGAGCAGATGACCGGCCGGGCCCCGGCGCCCCTGGCCGCGATGCGCGCGGCGGGCGAGGCCGCACTGGCGGAGCGCTCCCGCTGA
- the mltG gene encoding endolytic transglycosylase MltG: MTEYGRGSGSQPWHPEDPLYGDQGWGHQAVTGQDPHSQAPYGQDSYAQDPYGQGGHGQGGYGQDPYGQDSYGQDSYAQGPYGQDPYGHQRDPHGYPQDPQQFQQFQHPQQSQWDGQNGGYPQQQPRNYAGGGWEGTYGDGLDPHDPYARPADPYGGGQGAPAPGDYYAQDGYQQQVPQAAPQTQAMPRIRPEAPRTQQMRRVPQEPAAEEPAADEPAGREEDHPFFQDGKGSRGRIPSDDMDAMDDGDDDADGDERRGKKGGSGKPAKRRSGVACLFVTVALVGVVGGGGYFAYDFWQSRFGPAPDYSGAGAGSVSVEIPEGSGGATIGDILTNKGVVKSSRAFVKAVEDSGKVIQPGSYTLHKEMSGAAAVKMMTDPTSSNALIVTEGMRNATVYAAMDKKIGLKSGTTAGIAKKEAKNLGLPSWADGNAKIKDPLEGFLYPSRYSVGEGAKPKDILRKMVALARQNYAKQDLEGKAKELGLKSPLQLITVASLVQAEGVTHSDFRKMSEVVYNRLKPGNTETNGKLEFDSTYNYIKNQSKIDIPINEIKKYNNPYNTYFYAGLPPGPIGNPGEDALKAAMNPTDDGWYYFISLDGKTSQFSKTYAEHQKWVDKFNRQRKNDG; this comes from the coding sequence ATGACTGAGTACGGCCGGGGTTCCGGCTCCCAACCGTGGCATCCCGAGGACCCGCTGTACGGGGACCAGGGGTGGGGACACCAGGCGGTCACCGGTCAGGACCCCCACTCCCAGGCCCCCTACGGGCAGGACTCCTACGCCCAGGACCCGTACGGGCAGGGCGGCCACGGTCAGGGCGGCTATGGCCAGGACCCTTACGGCCAGGACTCCTACGGGCAGGATTCCTACGCCCAGGGCCCCTACGGCCAGGACCCGTACGGGCACCAGCGCGATCCCCACGGTTATCCCCAGGACCCCCAGCAGTTCCAGCAGTTCCAGCACCCCCAGCAGTCCCAGTGGGACGGCCAAAACGGCGGCTACCCGCAGCAGCAGCCGCGGAACTACGCGGGCGGCGGCTGGGAGGGCACCTACGGCGACGGCCTCGACCCGCACGACCCGTACGCCCGGCCCGCCGACCCGTACGGCGGCGGCCAGGGCGCCCCGGCTCCCGGCGACTACTACGCCCAGGACGGCTATCAGCAGCAGGTACCGCAGGCGGCGCCACAGACGCAGGCGATGCCGCGGATACGGCCGGAGGCCCCGCGGACGCAGCAGATGCGGCGGGTGCCCCAGGAGCCCGCCGCGGAGGAACCGGCCGCGGACGAGCCCGCCGGGCGCGAGGAGGACCACCCCTTCTTCCAGGACGGCAAGGGCAGTCGTGGCCGGATCCCGTCGGACGACATGGACGCCATGGATGACGGGGACGACGACGCCGACGGCGATGAGCGCCGAGGCAAGAAGGGCGGATCGGGTAAACCCGCCAAGCGCCGCAGTGGTGTTGCCTGTCTGTTCGTCACCGTCGCCCTGGTGGGTGTGGTCGGCGGGGGCGGCTACTTCGCCTACGACTTCTGGCAGAGCCGCTTCGGCCCGGCGCCGGACTACTCAGGCGCGGGCGCCGGTTCGGTCTCCGTCGAGATCCCCGAGGGCTCGGGCGGCGCCACGATCGGCGACATCCTCACCAACAAGGGCGTGGTCAAGAGCAGCCGCGCCTTTGTGAAGGCGGTGGAGGACAGCGGCAAGGTCATCCAGCCCGGCAGCTACACCCTGCACAAGGAGATGTCCGGCGCGGCCGCGGTCAAGATGATGACCGACCCGACGAGCAGCAACGCGCTGATCGTCACCGAGGGCATGCGCAACGCCACGGTCTACGCGGCCATGGACAAGAAGATCGGCCTCAAGTCCGGTACCACCGCGGGTATCGCCAAGAAGGAGGCCAAGAACCTCGGCCTGCCCTCCTGGGCCGATGGCAACGCCAAGATCAAGGATCCGCTGGAAGGATTCCTCTACCCGTCCCGCTACAGCGTGGGCGAGGGCGCCAAGCCCAAGGACATCCTGCGCAAGATGGTCGCTCTGGCCCGGCAGAACTACGCCAAGCAGGACCTGGAGGGCAAGGCGAAGGAGCTGGGCCTGAAGTCGCCGCTCCAACTGATCACCGTCGCCAGCCTGGTGCAGGCGGAGGGCGTCACCCACAGCGACTTCCGCAAGATGTCCGAAGTGGTCTACAACCGGCTCAAGCCGGGCAACACCGAGACCAACGGCAAGCTGGAGTTCGACTCCACCTACAACTACATCAAGAACCAGAGCAAGATCGATATCCCGATCAACGAGATCAAGAAGTACAACAACCCGTACAACACGTACTTCTACGCCGGTCTGCCGCCCGGCCCGATCGGCAACCCGGGCGAGGACGCGCTCAAGGCGGCGATGAACCCGACCGACGACGGCTGGTACTACTTCATCTCGCTCGACGGCAAGACGAGCCAGTTCTCCAAGACCTACGCCGAACACCAGAAGTGGGTCGACAAGTTCAACAGGCAGCGCAAGAACGACGGCTGA
- a CDS encoding shikimate kinase yields the protein MGVGKTTVGRVLAERLGTTFRDTDADIVATSGKEIAEIFIDQGEPHFRELERQAVRTAVAEHSGVLALGGGAVMDEGTRALLAGRPVVFLEMGVAEAVRRTGLDAPRPLLAVNPRQRWRELMEQRRPLYTEVARAVVATEDRTPEDVADAVLDALELKKA from the coding sequence ATGGGCGTCGGGAAGACGACCGTCGGGCGGGTGCTCGCGGAGCGGCTGGGCACCACCTTCCGTGACACCGACGCCGATATCGTCGCGACCTCGGGCAAGGAGATCGCGGAGATCTTCATCGACCAGGGCGAGCCGCACTTCCGTGAGCTGGAGCGACAGGCGGTACGGACCGCGGTCGCCGAGCACAGCGGCGTCCTCGCCCTGGGCGGCGGCGCGGTCATGGACGAGGGCACCCGTGCCCTGCTGGCCGGCCGTCCGGTCGTCTTCCTCGAGATGGGCGTCGCCGAGGCCGTCCGGCGTACCGGCCTGGACGCTCCGCGTCCGCTGCTCGCCGTCAACCCGCGACAGCGCTGGCGCGAGCTGATGGAACAGCGCCGCCCCCTGTACACCGAGGTCGCCCGTGCCGTGGTGGCGACCGAGGACCGTACGCCCGAAGACGTCGCCGATGCCGTCCTGGACGCACTGGAGCTGAAGAAGGCATGA
- the aroB gene encoding 3-dehydroquinate synthase, whose product MTTDTPTRIQIAGTAGTAPYEVLVGRQLLGELPGLIGTAARPSPTTTLKRGAARHGHVQRIAVLHPEALAETGEAIRQDLADQGYEAIAIQLPNAEEAKTAEVAAYCWKALGQTGFTRTDVIIGVGGGATTDIAGFVAATWLRGVRWIAVPTTVLGMVDAAVGGKTGINTAEGKNLVGAFHPPAGVLCDLAALDSLPVNDYVSGLAEIIKAGFIADPEILELIERDPAAARTPAGPHTAELIERSIRVKAEVVSSDLKESGLREILNYGHTLAHAIEKNERYNWRHGAAVSVGMVFAAELGRLAGRLDDATADRHRTVLEAVGLPLTYRGDQWPRLLETMKVDKKSRGDLLRFIVLDGLGKPSVLEGPDPAVLLAAYGEISA is encoded by the coding sequence ATGACCACCGACACCCCCACGCGCATCCAGATCGCCGGTACGGCCGGGACCGCGCCGTACGAGGTCCTGGTCGGGCGGCAGCTGCTCGGCGAGCTGCCCGGGCTGATCGGTACGGCAGCCCGCCCGTCTCCCACCACCACCCTCAAACGAGGCGCTGCGCGCCACGGCCATGTCCAGCGCATCGCCGTCCTGCACCCCGAGGCGCTGGCCGAGACAGGTGAGGCCATCCGCCAGGACCTGGCCGACCAGGGCTACGAGGCCATCGCGATCCAGCTGCCGAACGCGGAGGAGGCCAAGACCGCCGAGGTCGCCGCGTACTGCTGGAAGGCGCTCGGCCAGACCGGCTTCACCCGCACCGATGTGATCATCGGGGTCGGTGGCGGTGCCACCACCGACATCGCGGGCTTCGTCGCGGCCACCTGGCTGCGTGGAGTGCGCTGGATCGCCGTGCCGACCACCGTGCTGGGCATGGTGGACGCCGCGGTCGGCGGCAAGACCGGTATCAACACCGCCGAGGGCAAGAACCTCGTCGGGGCCTTCCACCCGCCGGCCGGAGTGCTCTGCGACCTGGCCGCGCTGGACTCGCTGCCGGTCAACGACTACGTCAGCGGGCTGGCCGAGATCATCAAGGCCGGTTTCATCGCCGACCCGGAGATCCTGGAGCTCATCGAGCGGGACCCGGCCGCGGCCCGCACCCCCGCCGGTCCGCACACCGCCGAACTGATCGAGCGCTCCATCCGGGTCAAGGCCGAGGTCGTCTCCAGCGACCTCAAGGAATCCGGTCTGCGCGAGATCCTGAACTACGGGCACACGCTCGCGCACGCCATCGAGAAGAACGAGCGTTACAACTGGCGGCACGGCGCCGCGGTCTCCGTCGGCATGGTCTTCGCGGCCGAACTCGGCCGTCTCGCGGGCCGGTTGGACGACGCCACCGCCGACCGGCACCGCACGGTGCTGGAGGCCGTGGGCCTGCCGCTGACCTACCGCGGTGACCAGTGGCCCCGGCTGCTGGAGACCATGAAGGTCGACAAGAAGTCCCGCGGTGACCTGCTGCGCTTCATCGTCCTCGACGGTCTCGGCAAGCCGTCCGTCCTGGAGGGGCCGGACCCGGCGGTGCTGCTCGCGGCGTACGGGGAGATCTCCGCCTGA
- a CDS encoding Pro-rich N-terminal domain-containing protein → MQHAVGAPLPPPHGPGQGPGPQGAGWAQGASHHPGPHPNPPVPPVPPAPAHPAPPPHQAPPPHQGPPPQAPPPVPQASVPSVAPPPAETGGVTGHVQLPPGGPVPLPHPPPDQAVPDASQTAVAVLLIGPAGAGKTTVARHWADRRRVPTAHISLDDVREWVRSGFANPQSGWNENSEAQYRLARRTCGFAARNFLANGISCILDDAVFPDRPVVGLGGWKRHVGPGLLPVVVLPGLEIVLERNAERSGNRRLSDDEVARIHGRMAGWYSSGLPIIDNSTHDVETTARMLDEVVARSIASPPTW, encoded by the coding sequence ATGCAGCACGCAGTGGGAGCTCCGCTGCCACCGCCCCATGGGCCGGGGCAGGGGCCCGGACCGCAGGGCGCAGGCTGGGCCCAGGGCGCAAGCCACCACCCGGGCCCCCACCCGAACCCTCCCGTTCCGCCCGTGCCCCCGGCGCCCGCCCATCCGGCCCCGCCCCCGCACCAGGCCCCGCCCCCGCACCAGGGTCCGCCTCCGCAGGCGCCGCCGCCCGTACCGCAGGCGTCCGTCCCCTCCGTGGCGCCGCCGCCCGCCGAGACGGGGGGCGTCACCGGTCATGTCCAGCTGCCGCCCGGTGGCCCGGTGCCGCTGCCGCACCCGCCGCCGGACCAAGCGGTGCCCGACGCCTCGCAGACCGCGGTGGCGGTGCTGCTGATCGGACCGGCCGGAGCGGGCAAGACGACGGTCGCCCGGCACTGGGCCGACCGCCGACGGGTGCCCACCGCCCACATCAGCCTGGACGACGTCCGGGAATGGGTCAGGTCCGGCTTCGCCAACCCCCAGTCGGGGTGGAACGAGAACTCCGAGGCCCAGTACCGGCTGGCCCGCCGCACCTGTGGCTTCGCCGCCCGCAACTTCCTGGCCAACGGCATCTCCTGCATCCTCGACGACGCGGTCTTCCCGGACCGCCCGGTGGTCGGCCTCGGTGGCTGGAAGCGCCATGTCGGCCCCGGGCTGCTGCCCGTCGTGGTGCTGCCCGGTCTGGAGATCGTGCTCGAGCGGAACGCGGAGCGCAGCGGCAACCGCCGCCTCAGCGACGACGAAGTGGCCCGTATCCACGGCCGGATGGCCGGGTGGTACAGCTCCGGGCTGCCGATCATCGACAACTCCACCCATGACGTGGAGACCACCGCGCGGATGCTGGACGAGGTCGTCGCCCGCTCCATCGCGAGCCCGCCCACCTGGTAG
- a CDS encoding DUF6167 family protein codes for MFRRTFWFTTGVAAGVWATTKVNRKLNQLTPESLAAQAADRAVLAGRRIKVFALDVRDGMADREAALKDALGLTAAPANDVRQLPAQRGRAQLIHPHHTAGNEDH; via the coding sequence ATGTTCCGCCGCACGTTCTGGTTCACCACCGGCGTCGCCGCCGGCGTGTGGGCCACCACCAAGGTCAACCGCAAGCTCAACCAGCTCACCCCGGAGAGCCTGGCGGCGCAGGCCGCCGACCGGGCGGTGCTCGCGGGCCGGCGGATCAAGGTCTTCGCACTCGATGTGCGGGACGGCATGGCCGACCGCGAGGCGGCGCTCAAGGACGCCCTGGGGCTCACCGCGGCGCCCGCCAACGACGTCCGGCAGCTGCCCGCCCAGCGCGGCCGCGCCCAGCTCATCCACCCCCACCACACCGCCGGAAATGAGGACCACTGA
- the aroC gene encoding chorismate synthase: MSRLRWLTAGESHGPALVATLEGLPAGVPITTDMVADALARRRLGYGRGARMKFERDEVTFLGGVRHGLTLGSPVAIMVGNTEWPKWEQVMAADPVDDEILAGLARNAPLTRPRPGHADLAGMQKYGFDEARPILERASARETAARVALGTVARSYLKETAGIEIVSHVVELAAAKAPYGVHPKPSDVERLDADPVRCLDADASKAMVAEIDQAHKDGDTLGGVVEVLAYGVPVGLGSHVHWDRRLDARLAAALMGIQAIKGVEVGDGFDLARVPGSKAHDEILPTDDGIRRSSGRSGGTEGGLTTGELLRVRAAMKPIATVPRALATIDVTTGEPTRAHHQRSDVCAVPAAGIVAEAMVALVLADAVAEKFGGDSVTETRRNVRSFLENLAIR, from the coding sequence TTGAGCAGGTTGCGTTGGCTGACCGCGGGGGAGTCGCACGGCCCCGCACTCGTGGCGACGCTGGAGGGGCTGCCCGCCGGTGTGCCGATCACCACCGACATGGTGGCGGACGCCCTGGCCCGGCGGCGGCTCGGCTACGGCCGCGGAGCCCGGATGAAGTTCGAGCGCGACGAGGTCACCTTCCTCGGCGGCGTCCGGCACGGTCTGACCCTCGGCTCCCCGGTCGCGATCATGGTCGGCAACACGGAGTGGCCGAAGTGGGAGCAGGTCATGGCCGCCGACCCGGTGGACGACGAGATCCTGGCGGGGCTGGCCCGTAACGCGCCGCTCACCCGCCCCCGCCCCGGCCACGCCGACCTGGCCGGAATGCAGAAGTACGGCTTCGACGAGGCCCGGCCGATCCTGGAGCGCGCCAGCGCCCGGGAGACCGCCGCCCGGGTCGCGCTCGGCACCGTCGCCCGCTCCTACCTCAAGGAGACGGCCGGGATCGAGATCGTCTCCCATGTGGTGGAGCTGGCCGCGGCCAAGGCCCCCTACGGGGTCCACCCCAAGCCGTCCGACGTCGAGAGGCTGGACGCCGACCCGGTGCGCTGCCTGGACGCCGACGCGAGCAAGGCGATGGTGGCCGAGATCGACCAGGCCCACAAGGACGGCGACACCCTCGGCGGTGTGGTCGAGGTGCTGGCCTACGGCGTACCCGTGGGCCTCGGCTCGCATGTGCACTGGGACCGGCGGCTGGACGCCCGGCTTGCGGCCGCCCTCATGGGCATCCAGGCCATCAAGGGTGTCGAGGTCGGCGACGGTTTCGACCTCGCCCGGGTGCCCGGCTCCAAGGCACACGACGAGATCCTGCCGACCGACGACGGCATCAGGCGCTCCTCCGGCCGCTCCGGCGGTACCGAGGGCGGTCTGACCACCGGCGAGCTGCTGCGCGTCCGGGCCGCCATGAAGCCGATCGCGACCGTGCCGCGCGCTCTGGCCACGATCGATGTGACCACCGGGGAGCCGACCAGGGCCCACCACCAGCGTTCCGACGTCTGTGCCGTCCCGGCGGCCGGGATCGTGGCCGAGGCGATGGTCGCGCTGGTGCTCGCGGACGCGGTCGCGGAGAAGTTCGGCGGTGACTCGGTCACCGAGACCCGCCGCAATGTGCGGAGCTTCCTCGAGAACCTGGCCATCCGGTGA